Proteins encoded by one window of Terriglobia bacterium:
- the coxB gene encoding cytochrome c oxidase subunit II, producing MPFDPHAAGIVERVDTIFLAILALCVLFLVGITATMVYFVIRYARKRNPVGEDIEGHAWLEVTWTVIPLALFMGMFYFGWTNFEYMRNPPRDAMVVLGTGRQWAWSFKYPSGRITDELYVALGEPVRVEVRSLDVIHGFYIPAFRVKVDAVPGKNNFLWFTPEAPGTFDIQCTVICGVNHSFMLSKVHVLSVPEFKKWYFADENAPPPGKEPAAAKEAAGGAPGLASARAVLDSNLCLSCHSVDGTPMVGPTFKGLYGAKRLVVARGRTTEVVADDAYLRRAILDPAAEIVKGYPAAMDPAALTDREIEDVIAYLKTLR from the coding sequence GTGCCCTTCGACCCGCACGCCGCCGGCATCGTGGAGAGGGTGGACACCATTTTCCTGGCCATCCTCGCCCTCTGCGTGCTGTTCCTCGTCGGCATCACGGCGACGATGGTCTACTTCGTGATCCGCTACGCCAGGAAGCGCAACCCGGTGGGAGAGGACATCGAGGGGCACGCCTGGCTCGAGGTGACGTGGACCGTCATCCCCCTCGCCCTCTTCATGGGGATGTTCTACTTCGGCTGGACGAACTTCGAGTACATGCGCAACCCTCCGCGCGACGCGATGGTGGTTTTGGGGACGGGCCGGCAGTGGGCCTGGAGCTTCAAGTACCCGAGCGGGCGGATCACGGACGAGCTGTACGTGGCCCTGGGCGAGCCGGTTCGCGTCGAGGTGCGCTCGCTCGACGTGATCCACGGGTTCTACATCCCGGCGTTCCGAGTCAAGGTGGACGCGGTTCCGGGGAAGAACAACTTCCTCTGGTTCACCCCGGAGGCCCCCGGCACGTTCGACATCCAGTGCACGGTGATATGCGGCGTGAACCACTCGTTCATGCTCTCGAAGGTCCACGTCCTGAGCGTTCCCGAATTCAAGAAGTGGTACTTCGCCGACGAGAACGCACCGCCGCCCGGGAAGGAACCGGCCGCGGCGAAGGAAGCCGCCGGCGGCGCGCCGGGCCTCGCGTCCGCGCGCGCCGTCCTGGACTCGAACCTCTGCCTCTCCTGCCACTCCGTGGACGGGACGCCGATGGTGGGGCCGACGTTCAAGGGGCTCTACGGCGCCAAGCGGCTCGTGGTGGCGCGCGGCCGGACGACCGAGGTCGTCGCCGACGACGCGTACCTGAGGCGCGCGATCCTGGATCCCGCCGCCGAGATCGTGAAGGGGTACCCGGCCGCGATGGACCCGGCCGCCCTCACGGACCGGGAGATCGAGGACGTCATCGCGTACCTGAAGACCCTGAGGTGA
- a CDS encoding protoheme IX farnesyltransferase, giving the protein MPLSLAVARPLEPAALARALAVLTKIRIASLSTLSAATGYAVFARGLGWGVLSACGGTLLLSAGASVLNEWQEREADGRMERTRARPLPAGVLAPAAALVFSALLISSGFALLLAAHGIATSLLGLLAVAWYNGIYTPLKRVTALAVVPGAFIGALPPAIGWTAAGGSPADPRILCLSFFFFVWQIPHFWLLLLLFGRDYERGGFPTLTALLSRRRLARLTFVWMITTAASSLLLPLYGLTSSPPVVLGLAASALFLGGLGAYVLRGGGETRSLWRAFHGINAYALAVMLLLAVDPYLARWAWWS; this is encoded by the coding sequence GTGCCCCTGAGCCTCGCGGTCGCCCGTCCCCTCGAGCCGGCGGCGCTCGCTCGCGCGCTCGCGGTGCTGACCAAGATCCGGATCGCGAGCCTCTCCACGCTGTCGGCGGCCACCGGCTACGCGGTCTTCGCGCGAGGGCTCGGATGGGGCGTGCTGTCCGCCTGCGGCGGCACGCTCTTGCTCTCCGCCGGCGCCTCGGTCCTGAACGAGTGGCAGGAGCGGGAGGCCGACGGCCGCATGGAGCGGACCCGCGCGCGACCCCTCCCCGCCGGCGTCCTGGCGCCGGCCGCGGCGCTCGTCTTCTCGGCGCTCCTCATCAGCTCGGGCTTCGCCCTCCTGCTGGCGGCGCACGGCATCGCGACCTCGCTCCTCGGGCTCCTCGCGGTGGCCTGGTACAACGGGATCTATACGCCGCTCAAGCGGGTGACCGCCCTGGCCGTCGTCCCGGGCGCGTTCATCGGAGCGCTGCCGCCCGCGATCGGCTGGACGGCCGCCGGAGGGAGCCCCGCCGACCCGCGGATCCTGTGCCTGTCGTTCTTCTTCTTCGTCTGGCAGATCCCTCACTTCTGGCTCCTCCTCCTCCTGTTCGGCCGGGACTACGAGCGCGGCGGATTCCCGACCCTGACGGCGCTCCTCAGCCGGCGGCGGCTCGCGCGGCTGACCTTCGTCTGGATGATCACGACGGCCGCGTCCTCCCTCCTGCTCCCGCTCTACGGCCTCACGTCGTCGCCGCCCGTCGTCCTCGGCCTCGCGGCCTCCGCGCTCTTCCTGGGAGGGCTCGGCGCCTACGTCCTCCGCGGCGGCGGAGAGACCCGGTCGCTCTGGCGCGCGTTCCACGGGATCAACGCCTACGCGCTGGCGGTGATGCTGCTGCTGGCCGTCGATCCGTACCTGGCCCGATGGGCCTGGTGGAGCTGA
- a CDS encoding NAD(P)/FAD-dependent oxidoreductase encodes MPHARYLIVGGGMAGEAAIHGIREADREGSVALFGTEPDPPYDRPPLSKGLWKDKPVESVWRDTEGLEVGFHLGRTVVSLDPGSKSATDDAGAVHTFDKLLLATGGAPRRLPFGGDRINYFRTLQDYRELRALADRGRRFAVIGGGFIGSEIAAALAMNGKDVTMIFPQETIGARVFPHDLGLFLNSFYAGKGVTVLPGQTAARLEPQGDRLSLEVHPAGSPIRQAIGVDGVVAGIGIRPLVELAQAAGLEVDGGIVVDETLRTSHGDIYAAGDVASFHSPVLGKRIRVEHEDNANTMGRAAGRAMAGSGEPYRHLPFFYSDLFELGYEAVGEIDSRLEIVADWKEPHREGVVYYLRSGRVRGVLLWNVWEQVEAARRLIAEPGPFRPADLRGRLPEAR; translated from the coding sequence ATGCCGCATGCCAGGTACCTGATCGTCGGTGGAGGTATGGCCGGCGAGGCCGCGATCCACGGCATTCGCGAGGCGGACCGCGAAGGCTCCGTCGCCCTGTTCGGCACCGAGCCCGACCCGCCCTACGACCGCCCGCCTCTTTCGAAGGGACTCTGGAAGGACAAGCCGGTCGAGAGCGTGTGGCGAGACACCGAGGGGCTCGAGGTCGGGTTCCACCTCGGCCGCACGGTGGTCTCGCTCGACCCGGGATCGAAGAGCGCGACCGACGACGCCGGGGCGGTCCACACGTTCGACAAGCTGCTCCTGGCCACGGGAGGGGCGCCCCGTCGCCTCCCGTTCGGCGGCGACCGGATCAACTACTTCCGCACGCTTCAGGACTACCGCGAGCTTCGCGCGCTGGCGGATCGGGGGCGGCGCTTCGCCGTGATCGGCGGAGGATTCATCGGTTCCGAGATCGCCGCCGCCCTGGCCATGAACGGGAAGGACGTGACGATGATCTTCCCCCAGGAGACCATCGGGGCCCGCGTGTTCCCGCACGACCTGGGCCTGTTCCTCAACTCCTTCTACGCCGGGAAGGGGGTCACCGTGCTTCCGGGGCAGACGGCCGCACGGTTGGAGCCGCAAGGAGATCGCCTCTCCCTCGAGGTCCACCCTGCGGGCAGCCCGATACGGCAGGCGATCGGGGTGGACGGCGTCGTGGCGGGCATCGGCATCCGCCCGCTCGTCGAGCTGGCGCAGGCCGCGGGTCTCGAAGTGGACGGCGGGATCGTCGTGGACGAGACGCTGCGGACGAGCCACGGGGACATTTACGCGGCGGGCGACGTGGCGTCCTTCCACAGCCCCGTGCTGGGCAAGCGGATCCGCGTCGAGCACGAGGACAACGCCAACACCATGGGACGAGCCGCCGGCCGCGCCATGGCAGGATCGGGGGAGCCCTACCGCCACCTCCCCTTCTTCTACTCGGACCTCTTCGAGCTGGGGTACGAGGCCGTCGGCGAGATCGACTCGCGCCTCGAGATCGTCGCGGACTGGAAGGAGCCGCACCGCGAGGGAGTGGTGTACTACCTGAGGAGCGGCCGCGTCCGAGGGGTGCTCCTCTGGAACGTCTGGGAGCAGGTCGAGGCGGCGCGCCGCCTGATCGCCGAGCCGGGTCCGTTCCGCCCCGCCGACCTCCGCGGACGGCTCCCCGAGGCTCGCTGA
- a CDS encoding hemerythrin domain-containing protein yields MRSTGPIHRLLAMDHARLDVLLTRASPPSGGMDLASFALFRAGILRHIGMEEKVLLQEGRRANGGEPLTLASRLRIDHGAIAILLVPSPTPGIVSEIRSILAGHNEVEEGPGGFYEVSDRLLAPSVEAVLERLRTFPEVKLAPHVDGPRVIRTAEEALRVSGRQRPRRS; encoded by the coding sequence ATGCGATCCACGGGGCCGATCCACCGCCTCCTCGCCATGGACCACGCGAGGCTCGACGTCCTGCTCACGCGCGCGTCGCCGCCGTCCGGCGGGATGGATCTCGCGTCCTTCGCCCTGTTCCGGGCCGGGATCCTCCGCCACATCGGCATGGAGGAGAAGGTGCTCCTGCAGGAGGGCCGGCGCGCGAACGGCGGGGAGCCGCTCACGCTGGCGAGCCGCCTGCGCATCGACCACGGCGCGATCGCGATCCTGCTCGTGCCGAGCCCGACCCCCGGGATCGTCTCCGAGATCCGGTCGATCCTCGCGGGACACAACGAGGTCGAGGAAGGCCCGGGCGGCTTCTACGAGGTCTCCGACCGGCTGCTCGCCCCGAGCGTCGAAGCGGTGCTCGAGCGGCTCCGGACCTTCCCCGAGGTGAAGCTCGCGCCGCACGTCGACGGGCCGCGCGTGATTCGAACCGCGGAGGAGGCGCTCCGGGTGTCGGGCCGCCAGCGTCCGCGGCGCAGTTGA
- a CDS encoding thioredoxin family protein: MAATPSTMLELGRRAADFSLPDTDGKTVSLSDFDGAKALLVMFICNHCPYVKHVQQELAALGREYGKRGAAVVAISSNDVAAYPDDAPDKMKIEKERAGYTFPYLFDESQDVAKAYQAACTPDFFVFDGGRKLVYRGQMDESRPGNGVPVTGKDLRAALDAVLASREVPADQKPSIGCNIKWRAGNEPRTQARPK; the protein is encoded by the coding sequence ATGGCAGCGACCCCTTCCACGATGCTCGAGCTCGGCAGGCGGGCGGCGGACTTCTCCCTGCCCGACACGGACGGGAAGACCGTCTCGCTCTCCGACTTCGACGGCGCCAAGGCGCTGCTCGTGATGTTCATCTGCAACCATTGCCCGTACGTCAAGCACGTGCAGCAGGAGCTCGCCGCGCTCGGCAGGGAGTACGGAAAGCGCGGCGCCGCCGTCGTCGCGATCAGCAGCAACGACGTCGCGGCCTACCCGGACGACGCGCCCGACAAGATGAAGATCGAGAAGGAGCGGGCCGGCTACACGTTCCCGTACCTCTTCGACGAGAGCCAGGACGTGGCGAAGGCCTACCAGGCCGCCTGCACCCCGGACTTCTTCGTCTTCGACGGTGGCCGCAAGCTCGTCTACAGGGGCCAGATGGACGAGAGCCGCCCGGGCAACGGCGTCCCCGTGACGGGGAAGGACCTGAGGGCCGCGCTCGACGCGGTCCTCGCGAGCCGCGAGGTACCGGCCGACCAGAAGCCGAGCATCGGCTGCAACATCAAGTGGCGGGCGGGAAACGAGCCTCGCACTCAGGCCCGGCCGAAGTGA
- the msrA gene encoding peptide-methionine (S)-S-oxide reductase MsrA: MQHQVAGGKRASHSGPAEVSAGGGKPAPATQEAFFAGGCFWGVEYWLQKVPGVLRVESGYMGGQVDSPTYEQVCTGRTGHAETVRVVFDPAKTTYEALARLFFEIHDPTEVDRQGPDIGHQYRSAVFFSGDEQRRIAEKLVLELTRRGYKVATRVEPAETFWRAEDYHQRHYEHKGSVPYCHARVERFAG; encoded by the coding sequence CTGCAACATCAAGTGGCGGGCGGGAAACGAGCCTCGCACTCAGGCCCGGCCGAAGTGAGCGCGGGCGGCGGCAAACCGGCGCCGGCGACCCAGGAAGCATTCTTTGCCGGCGGCTGCTTCTGGGGGGTCGAGTACTGGCTTCAGAAAGTACCCGGCGTCCTCCGGGTCGAGTCCGGCTACATGGGCGGCCAGGTCGACTCGCCCACGTACGAGCAGGTCTGCACCGGCAGGACGGGGCACGCGGAGACCGTGCGGGTGGTGTTCGATCCCGCGAAGACGACCTACGAGGCGCTCGCGCGGTTGTTCTTCGAGATCCACGACCCGACCGAGGTCGACCGGCAGGGGCCGGACATCGGGCACCAGTACCGCTCCGCCGTGTTCTTCTCTGGCGACGAGCAGCGCCGGATCGCGGAGAAGCTCGTTCTGGAGCTGACGCGCCGCGGCTACAAGGTCGCGACGCGCGTCGAGCCGGCGGAGACGTTCTGGCGCGCGGAGGACTACCACCAGAGGCACTACGAGCACAAGGGCTCGGTGCCCTACTGCCACGCCCGCGTCGAGCGGTTCGCGGGCTGA